TGAAAGGGTATTCCGTGGTTAACGATTCCACAATCGTCGGTTTTATACCCGTGGAAGAAGCGAAGAGCGTGGTGTTTATAAAAGCGGACAAGCCTGGATTTGATTATGTGTTATCTTATAAGACGAATCAATTTACGATTGAAGTGATTTTAAAGAAAAAAAAGATTAAACCCTCATATGAGAACGGAGAAATCAACTTTGATATGGCGTTTGATTTTGAAGCAAAGCTGATGTACGGCGATGAAAAAACGCCCTATCTTTTTACGCAAACTGATAACGCAAATTTAACGAGAAGCCTTACGGAGATGCTGAAAACAGGACTCATTGATGCCGTCGGTCAGGCGCAAAAGACTTTTCAATGCGATTATCTTCAATTTGACGATATATTCCGGATAAAATATCCTTCACAGTTTGATGAAATGGATTGGCAGAATGAATTTGAGAAAGTGACTTATAGTGTTGATGTCACTGTTGTCTTAAATAAAAACGGGGTGATGGATTATGAAACAGACGAGCAAAAATGAAGGAGAAAAAAATATGGCGGATTCATTTGATGTCGGAATAACGGCCGCAGCGTTAAGATCGAATCATTCTGATTTTACAGAAAGATCGATTCCGTTCCATAACGGAATCGTCAAATTGTTTTATATCAATCAACTGACCGACAGAGCTGCGGTGACCGAAAACGTGATAAAGCCGCTTATGCTGTACGGTTCTTTGAATAAAAAATCAATCAACGCACATATGGCGGTAGACGATATTATTTTTGCCGATGACTGCAAGATAGAATCGGATATCGATAAAATCGAAGAATTTATTCTTTCCGGGATGGTTGTCATCCTTTTTTCTACGGGTACGGACTATATTGTGGCCAACTTTAAAAAAGTGGAACACAGATCGGTTGCAACGCCTAATTTAAACTATACGCTGCGCGGGCCGCAGGATTGTTTTACCGAAAATCTCGATGTGAATATCTCTTTGTTACGATATCGGCTGAAGGACAAAAACACAAAAATTGAAAAATATAAAGTGGGGGTAAGGACAAAGACACAAGTCGCTGTTGTCTATATTGAAGATATCGCAAATGATACCGTGGTTACAGAGATTCAAAAAAGGATACAGGCCATTGACATCGACGGTATCGGTGAATCCGGGGAACTTCAGGCGTTTTTATTGAATAAAAAAACGGAGCTGTTCCCCAACGTCGGGCTGGTCGAACGCTCCGATATGGCGCTGCATTCTCTTCTCGAAGGGAAAGTTCTGGTGTTGGTAGAGGGCAGCGGGCTTGCTTTGCTGGCCCCGAAAACTTTTGTGGAGTTTTTTTATTCCTGTGACGATCGGTATGACAACAAATTTTTCGGGTTTTTTGCCAGGATGCTGCGGTATATTTCTTTTATGATCGCTTTTACGGCTTCAAGCATATTTGTCGCAATCACATCGTTTCATACGGATGTTTTACCCAGCACGTATATCATAGCCCTTGCGGAAATGCGTGTAAAAGTCCCCTTTAATGCATTGATCGCAGCGTTTTTAATTGAATTTATTGTGGAATTGATTCGGGAATCTTTGCTCAGAGTTCCGAAACAGATCGGTTCTGCGATCGGTATCGTGGGTGCAATCGTGATTGGACAAGCCGCGATATCGGCCGGGATTTTCAGTCCGGTGCTGCTTATCATCGGGGCAATAGCGCTGCTGGCATCTTTTTCGATTCCAGATTATACGTTGGTCAAGCCAATCAGGATATTAAAGTTTATACTTTTGCTATTCACGGGTACACTGGGATTTTTTGGCTTTTCTTTGTTTTTGACCTGGGTATTGGCAGAACTCGTTTCATTAAACAGCTTCGGCGTACCCTATATGGCGCCTTTGGCGCCGTTCAATCTTTATGATTTTATCAGAGTTTTATTCAAAAATGTGACAATGGACCCGAAGCGGCCACACTATTTACGCACGAAAGATCAAACAAGAACCAAACAATAAATCAAGGCGTCTAAAGTCGGCATCATGCCGGCTTTATGATTCATATTGCGATATTGCGGTTTGGGCGAGTGCTTTGAATTCGTCGATGACGCTTTGCGGGGTCATGATTTTGACGTCGGTGCCGAAATTCATCAGCCAAGTTAAAAAATGCGGGCTGACTTCGACGCGCACAGTGGTCTCGAACCGCTCGCTGTCGACTTTATACATGGGGATATCATGTCCGAATCGGTCGATGATAATGCCGGACATGTGGTTTTTGCAGCGTAAAGTGACCTGTTCGTCCCGGCCGCCGTACATACCGAATACCTTTTTTGAATAAACACCCATATCAAAGTTTTTAAATGCGTCCTGCCCTTCGCGCTTTTCGTCGCTGACGGACAGGCGCAGCATTTTGTCGACACGGTAATGCTTGATTTTTCCCGCGGCGCCGTCATAGGCGATCATATAATAATTGTCGTCGTCCCAGGTGAGCGCCCAGGGACTGACGTGATAGGAAGCACCGTCATGGCGCAGGCGCTTTTCCTTGTTTTCGTCCCAGTCGTAATATTTGAACACAATCTTTTTGTCGGCGTTGATGGCTGCGTGGATGGCATCTACGGTATAGTAGATGCTCTCGTTCATCGTCTTAATCCGGTTGGCGACAAACACCTGACGCTGCAGTTGACGGGCTTGAGAATTACTGGCCAGCGATTCGATTTTTTGGATCAGCTCGGTGCTCTTTTTATAAGTGATGAATTTGGAGGACTGAACTGCGTCGACCAGCAGTTTTAACTCCGGCAGTTCAAACGTGCGATCAGCGACGTAGTATCCGACCGCCTTGCCGCGGCTGATCTGAACGTCGAGGCCAAAGAGCCGCAGCGTCTCGAGATCGTCGTAGATGCTCTTACGCTCGGCGGTGACGCCTTTGGCTTCAAGCTCCGTAAGCAGCTGCTGCATTGTCAGCGGGTGGTCTTCGTCGGTGCGTTCCAGTAAAAGCTTCATCAAATACAGGATTTTCAGTTTTTGATTGTTGGATCTGGGCATATGGAATCTCCTTCGAAATCGATATGAAAATTTTAACACAGAATTGAAAAACGGTCAACGGGAAGGTTGAAATTCGCGGGGTTTTGTGTTATCCTGATGTCAGATATGCCACAAAGAGGCAGACATAAAAACGGGAAGGCGGTGTTTATGATAGCCGGAACCGGGAATTCCACGAAATTATACAACCGCATCTTCTACGCCGCTGTTGCGTTGGGACTGTTTTTATGTACCCTGGTGATGCTGTACAGTCAGAATTACCACCAGATTACCGGAAACAACGGCCCTCAAAGCGCTTATGTCGGGCTGACCGAGATTGATTTTGACGGCGGAGAGGTCGCCTATTTAGACGGTGTCTGGAAACTTTATAATGAAAAATTCATCATCACAGATTCAAATAAAAACCCGGAGAAAGACCGATATGCCACGGTACCGAGTTATGAAGATGAAGAACAATCGGATAAATCATTTTTTTACGGCAGTTATGAAACGACATTAGTCACCGCTGAAAAGAAAACGAATTTGGCGATCTGCATTCCGAACTCGTGCATTGCCTATAAGATCTGGCTCAACGACCTGATGGTCGGCAGCAGCGGAGAACTCGGAAAGACCCCTGAGGCGATCGTCGCCGATGTCGGATACAGTGTGCTTTCGTTTGATTTGAATCCTAAGATAAACAATACGCTCGTTATTGAGATGGCGACACGTAAATTTTCCGGGCTCTATATCGCGCCGCGGATTATGTCCTACCGCATACTTGAGAGCAACAACGCTTGGGACGAGACGGCCGCTTTTTTGATAGCGGGGATGTTAATCGCCAATGCGATCATTTTTATCATTCTCCGTTTGGTGGTCAAATACCGGCCGTTTACGGTTTGGTTTCCGCTGTCATCGCTGTTTTTCTTCGTGCGGCTTTTGATGACGCAGGAAATGTTTCCTTCCTATCAAAAGGTGTTCGGCAGCGCCTCATATGAAAACATCATCATGGCTGCTGTGGCATCCTCTTTTATCTTTGTATATACAACCACCATGTTTATCTTGGGAATGTGTGAATATCGAAATAAATGGGTATCTTATGGTTCTGCCGCCTATCTTGCCGTAGTCTATATCGGTTGCTGTATTCTGTCTTTTCTGTCGATGGAACGGGCTGCAATCATTTTGGCGACGATACTGGCTTCAGCGGTTCCGATTCTTTGCGGTGTGATCATTTTGCGTAAGGGATTGTTGAACGGGCAGACTATGATGCCGGTACTGCTGTATGTTTTCGTGACGTATTTACTTGGGATGAACGGGATGCATTTGGTCGGGTGGCTGATTTTCCCGACCCGCAATCTCGGTCAGTATCTGTTTTTGGCATTCAGCTGGTATGTTGTTATCTTCTATGCGCTGCGTATCCGCGGGATGTATGAGGACTCGAAGAAACTCGCAGCCTCCGAGACTGCGCTGCTCAAGAGCAATGCTACGCTGATGCTCAGTCAAATCAAGCCGCATTTTATTTATAACACCCTGACGACGATTCAATCGATGATCAAGCTCAATCCCGAGCAGGCCTATAACACCACCGGGATTTTCGCTTCCTATCTGCGTTCCAATATTTCAGCCATCGACAGCTTCGAGCCGGTGCCGCTGTCTAAGGAACTTGAAAACGTGCGTTCCTATGCCGACATCGAACAGATCCGTTTCGGGGATAAGCTGCAGGTGATTTACGATATCAAAAGTTTTGCTTTTTCTTTACCGCCGCTAACGGTGCAGCCCTTGGTCGAAAACGCCATCAAGCACGGTATCCGCAAACGTTCGGGCAAAGGGACCGTGACGGTGTCATCTTTTGAGGACGAAAATTTCTTTTATGTTACCGTCACCGACAATGGCGTGGGATTTACGCCGGAGAACATTGATAATTCGATGTCCATCGGCCTGAAAAACATAGAATACCGCCTGCGCACCATCAGCAACAGTAAACTGGAGATTGACAGTAAACCGGGAGAGGGTACGTCTGTGCGCATCATCATCCCTAAGACGGGTGTTTAACATCCCGAAATCTGTGAAAGGATGGTCCTATCATAAATGTCGAAATTGAGAATGGTCATTGTTGACGACGAACCGTGGATTTTGTCGCATACCGAAATGGTTTGCGGCGAGTTTTCGGATATCGAGGTGGTCGGAAAATTTACCGATCCGAGCGACTGTCTGGATTTTTTATCAAAAGAACAAGCGGATGCAGCGATTTTAGACATCGAAATGCCCGTAATGAACGGCATAGAACTGGGCGCGAAAATCAAAAAACTCCACCCCGAGACCGCATTGATCTATTCCACCGGATACGACAATTATGCACTCGAGGCGTTCGGGGTCAATGCGACTGCCTACATACTCAAACCGTGCAGCAAAGAGCGCATGGCAAAGGCTATTGAGACAGCCCGTGCGATTGCAAAATATTCGGTCAGCCCCATCTTTATCCGCACGTTTGGTGAGTTTGACGTATTTGTCGACGATCTCCCGATCTATTTTAAAAACGCCAAGTCTAAAGAACTGCTTGCGCTGTTGGTCGACCGGCGCGGTTCCACGATGACCGGTGAACAGCTGACGAGTTATCTCTGGGAAGATAAATTATACAATGATACGATCGGCTCTTATCTGCGGCGGGCCATTATGAATCTAAGGCAGACACTCGCCGAACACGGTATTGAGGATATTTTGGTGGATGAGCGTAACGCAAAAGCCGTGGATACGCAAAAGTTTGTCTGCGACTATTATCAATTGATGGACGGGGACGCTTCAGCTATCGCGTTATACGACGGGCGGTATATGACCAGCTATTCCTGGGCGGAAGAGACCACCGCGATGATCGATAATAAAATTGATTTTTATAATCGGGAAAATCAATGATTTTCAAAAGATTTAGGAAAATAATTTTAAAAAGTGTAAGATTTACACGTTATTTACACGCAAAATATACCATTTGTATACGGAGCCTGTGTTATTATACTGCCAAAGGGGTCGTGTACCCGCGCTGCCCCGACGGCTATCATGCGGGCCGTCAAATGAGTTTTTTGTTGTTCTCCTTTCACGCTTTTCGCCCGAGGATATTCCCCGGGCGAACATTCTTTTTATACAGATCGTTTCCGCGTTATAACGGGAACGATTTTTTATATACTGCCGGTGATTGATTTGACAATGACCGCAATGACCGTACCGGCACTGTCAAAACGAACTTGAAGTACCGTTCCGATGGTGATCTCAGACGTTGAAGAGAATGCGGCGCTGCCAGAACTTTCGGAGATGATCGCTGTATCGTCGGTAAGCAAAAAAGTAACGGTTTCACCTGAAGAAGTAAATGTGGCTGAGGAGCCGCTTTGTATACCGGGTGTAAAATAATCTCCGAACTGCTTATTGCCGCTTGCGCCGAGCGTCGGATCCCAGTTCCCGTTTTCCGGGACGGAGACGTCGCTCGGAATGTCAAAGCCCGACGGAACCTGCGGAACCGACGTGTCCGACGTCATTGCGGGGACTGAATCGGACGGCATACCGGAAGTTTCCGGAACGGAATTTTGGGGTACAGATATACCGTTTAACATTCCGTCGGCGGTTGCTTCGGTCAGCTCCCCGAGTTCGGCGGTGACGGTCGTTCCGTCAAAAGAAGTGACTTTAACCGTCAGCGTCTGTCCGGCATATTTGGTGGTTTCAACAGAGCAGCCGATTGCCAGAGCAATCATCGAGAACGAAAGAATGACCGTTGTAATGATGCGGGTCGATTTGGAAAAGTTCATTCGAATCGCCTTTCTGATAATTTTAGATTTTGTTTTTCGGAACGGATTACTTCGTCCTTTGTCAACCATTCAATTATAGTCATAATTCTGAAATCAACCTGAAATAAATTGAAAACGACCGCGAAAATTTTTATAAAAGCGGACGGAACTTTTTGTCACGGATATTGTTAAAAATTTTGACGGTTGACCAAAATCGGAAATGAAATACTATATTGTATCATTTCGACACCGCTGCTTTGAAAATTTTCGACAGCGGCGTCTTCATATGGGAGTTCAATTGACATGCACAACGAAAAATCGTTTTTTAAAAACAGTTTGGTTTATACCTTAATGATATCCGTTCTTTTTACGCTTTTGGCGGTGCCCGTAAACGGGACAAGCACAAGTTCGCAAATAACAATAGGGCAGAGTTCACCCGGTACAATCGGGCAAAGCGCGCCCGAGAAGAAACTTATTAAATGGGTGGATTTCAAGGTGCCGGCCTCGGCGATGAAAAAAGCCATCGCGCTGGACATCGCGTCGCAGGACAAGGAGATTCAGCTGGACTACATCGAGCTGCTGGCCTATTTGGCGGCGAAAAACGGAAACAATTTCAGCGGATATAAAAACAAACAGCTCGACGATCTGGCCGCCACGCTGAACGAAGGCAAGACCATGTCGGAGCTGACCGAAAAGATGAAATATTACGATTATTATCTCGAAGCGTTTGACGCGGTCTTGGGCGGGTTCGTGGGGTATTACGAGGTCGAAGTGCCGAATGAGAGCGGCGAGGGCACGCACTGGGAGCAGAAATACGGCGTCAAAGTGTTTTCGCCGATTGCCAAGGGGTTTTATTATGGGCATTACGACGATTTCGGCACCGGCAGGGGCTACGGGTTTTCGCGCAGGCACCTCGGCAACGATTTGGTCGGGTCGGTCGGCACGCCGATTATCGCGGTGGAGGGCGGCGTGATCGAGGAGATGGGCTGGAACCAGTACGGCGGCTGGCGCATCGGCATCCGGTCGCTCGATTCTCAGCGGTATTATTACTATGCCCACATGCGCAAGGATTTTCCGTATAAGACCGGGCTTGCGGTCGGCTCGAAGGTCAAGGCGGGCGACGTGATCGGCTATATGGGCCGGACCGGTTACAGCATCAAGGAAAACGTCAACGGTATGAAGACGACGCACCTGCATTTCGGGATGCAGCTGATTTTTGACGAGTCGCAGAAGGACTGTTTGGCCGAAATCTGGATTGACGTGTATGAGATTGTGAACCTGCTGAGCCCCTACCGCTCGGCCGTCGTCAAGGATGCCGAGACCAAGGATTACAATCGGGTTTATGACTTTAACGACTTGTCGTTTGTCCCGAGGGATTAGGTTAATGATTTACTTTTTATCAGATTGAGAATTTTTATAGAATTCGAATATTTCCTCTTCAATTATTTGTATATAATCTTTCATTAAATCAAATAATGAATCGGCTTGAGCACTAGTATTATTTTTTTCATTAAAATAATTGCATGAATTATCATAAATTATTCTTTGTATTAGCATTGAAAATGACTCCATCCTTCAAATATTCTTTTATCACTTATTGCAATTTTAGGAACACCACCATCAATTGGGATTTCATTTTTCATTAGAGTGCCAATAGAAATAAATGCATCTTGACCATACGATATGCTCTCAATTAAGCATCTTTTAAAGGTGTATTGCATTTCGTTTTTCGATGAAAGTAAATCCGCTGGGTTATATGGATTTTTTAATTCGAGTTCATTTATTACATCGTTATACCATAGTTTTAACTCCTTATACGTTTCTTGAGAAGGACTAACAATATTTAGTCCTAAAGAACGTGCCTCTGTTCGGTTTATCGTATAATCATGACTTCCTGAATCGCTACATAAAAAATCAACTATGCTTTGTATTTTTTTAGGAGATCTATAACTCATTTTTAATAAATTTTTCGCAAGCATTTTAATTTGCTTCTGAATACGGTAAACATCACCTAAAACTAAGGGATGTATATATTCAGTTAACTTAGTATATGCAGCAGACAAGCCAATATCATCTTTAACACCAAATTCATTTTTTAATAAAGAAAAATACCCTTTAACTGATTCTACACTGATAGATAATTTTTGTGGGGGATTAGTATTTGGAATAATGGGACTCATTGCGCTTGTAATACTTGGATCTATAGGGCCTAATGTTGCTTGTTTTGTCATTATAATTTCATTGGCTCCTAAAGTCATTAGGGTGCCTGCACTTCGGCATTTATTTGGAACAATTATTTCCAACTCATCACAGAATTCTCTAAAAAGATTTATAATATTCCAAGCCGCTATA
The genomic region above belongs to Oscillospiraceae bacterium and contains:
- a CDS encoding histidine kinase; the encoded protein is MIAGTGNSTKLYNRIFYAAVALGLFLCTLVMLYSQNYHQITGNNGPQSAYVGLTEIDFDGGEVAYLDGVWKLYNEKFIITDSNKNPEKDRYATVPSYEDEEQSDKSFFYGSYETTLVTAEKKTNLAICIPNSCIAYKIWLNDLMVGSSGELGKTPEAIVADVGYSVLSFDLNPKINNTLVIEMATRKFSGLYIAPRIMSYRILESNNAWDETAAFLIAGMLIANAIIFIILRLVVKYRPFTVWFPLSSLFFFVRLLMTQEMFPSYQKVFGSASYENIIMAAVASSFIFVYTTTMFILGMCEYRNKWVSYGSAAYLAVVYIGCCILSFLSMERAAIILATILASAVPILCGVIILRKGLLNGQTMMPVLLYVFVTYLLGMNGMHLVGWLIFPTRNLGQYLFLAFSWYVVIFYALRIRGMYEDSKKLAASETALLKSNATLMLSQIKPHFIYNTLTTIQSMIKLNPEQAYNTTGIFASYLRSNISAIDSFEPVPLSKELENVRSYADIEQIRFGDKLQVIYDIKSFAFSLPPLTVQPLVENAIKHGIRKRSGKGTVTVSSFEDENFFYVTVTDNGVGFTPENIDNSMSIGLKNIEYRLRTISNSKLEIDSKPGEGTSVRIIIPKTGV
- a CDS encoding response regulator, with the translated sequence MSKLRMVIVDDEPWILSHTEMVCGEFSDIEVVGKFTDPSDCLDFLSKEQADAAILDIEMPVMNGIELGAKIKKLHPETALIYSTGYDNYALEAFGVNATAYILKPCSKERMAKAIETARAIAKYSVSPIFIRTFGEFDVFVDDLPIYFKNAKSKELLALLVDRRGSTMTGEQLTSYLWEDKLYNDTIGSYLRRAIMNLRQTLAEHGIEDILVDERNAKAVDTQKFVCDYYQLMDGDASAIALYDGRYMTSYSWAEETTAMIDNKIDFYNRENQ
- a CDS encoding serine protease codes for the protein MFTERKKFYQKIEEEHNSKVIAYVTGDRPNMACQIGTDTPDIFLEHLDEIGRVKRISLILYTCGGNTIAAWNIINLFREFCDELEIIVPNKCRSAGTLMTLGANEIIMTKQATLGPIDPSITSAMSPIIPNTNPPQKLSISVESVKGYFSLLKNEFGVKDDIGLSAAYTKLTEYIHPLVLGDVYRIQKQIKMLAKNLLKMSYRSPKKIQSIVDFLCSDSGSHDYTINRTEARSLGLNIVSPSQETYKELKLWYNDVINELELKNPYNPADLLSSKNEMQYTFKRCLIESISYGQDAFISIGTLMKNEIPIDGGVPKIAISDKRIFEGWSHFQC
- a CDS encoding spore germination protein; translated protein: MADSFDVGITAAALRSNHSDFTERSIPFHNGIVKLFYINQLTDRAAVTENVIKPLMLYGSLNKKSINAHMAVDDIIFADDCKIESDIDKIEEFILSGMVVILFSTGTDYIVANFKKVEHRSVATPNLNYTLRGPQDCFTENLDVNISLLRYRLKDKNTKIEKYKVGVRTKTQVAVVYIEDIANDTVVTEIQKRIQAIDIDGIGESGELQAFLLNKKTELFPNVGLVERSDMALHSLLEGKVLVLVEGSGLALLAPKTFVEFFYSCDDRYDNKFFGFFARMLRYISFMIAFTASSIFVAITSFHTDVLPSTYIIALAEMRVKVPFNALIAAFLIEFIVELIRESLLRVPKQIGSAIGIVGAIVIGQAAISAGIFSPVLLIIGAIALLASFSIPDYTLVKPIRILKFILLLFTGTLGFFGFSLFLTWVLAELVSLNSFGVPYMAPLAPFNLYDFIRVLFKNVTMDPKRPHYLRTKDQTRTKQ
- a CDS encoding WYL domain-containing protein, with translation MPRSNNQKLKILYLMKLLLERTDEDHPLTMQQLLTELEAKGVTAERKSIYDDLETLRLFGLDVQISRGKAVGYYVADRTFELPELKLLVDAVQSSKFITYKKSTELIQKIESLASNSQARQLQRQVFVANRIKTMNESIYYTVDAIHAAINADKKIVFKYYDWDENKEKRLRHDGASYHVSPWALTWDDDNYYMIAYDGAAGKIKHYRVDKMLRLSVSDEKREGQDAFKNFDMGVYSKKVFGMYGGRDEQVTLRCKNHMSGIIIDRFGHDIPMYKVDSERFETTVRVEVSPHFLTWLMNFGTDVKIMTPQSVIDEFKALAQTAISQYES
- a CDS encoding peptidoglycan DD-metalloendopeptidase family protein, with translation MHNEKSFFKNSLVYTLMISVLFTLLAVPVNGTSTSSQITIGQSSPGTIGQSAPEKKLIKWVDFKVPASAMKKAIALDIASQDKEIQLDYIELLAYLAAKNGNNFSGYKNKQLDDLAATLNEGKTMSELTEKMKYYDYYLEAFDAVLGGFVGYYEVEVPNESGEGTHWEQKYGVKVFSPIAKGFYYGHYDDFGTGRGYGFSRRHLGNDLVGSVGTPIIAVEGGVIEEMGWNQYGGWRIGIRSLDSQRYYYYAHMRKDFPYKTGLAVGSKVKAGDVIGYMGRTGYSIKENVNGMKTTHLHFGMQLIFDESQKDCLAEIWIDVYEIVNLLSPYRSAVVKDAETKDYNRVYDFNDLSFVPRD